Genomic window (Candidatus Gracilibacteria bacterium):
GCACCCATCATAGCACTCGAAAAAGTCGCAGATAAACGTGTCAGTTCCTATGGAATTGTCGAAGCAAAGTACAGTGATGGACTCATTCATCAAGTGTCGAAATTTCTCGAAAAACCAAAACCCGAAGAAACAACATCACGACTCGGAGTTATCGGAAAGTATGTCATCACACCTGAAGTTTTCGACTACCTGCAAAATAACAGCGAAGGAGCAAGCAAAGACGGAGAAATCCGTCTCGCCGATGCTTTCGCCCGCATGGTAAAGGATCGAGACATTTATGGACTCGAGATGGAATGAGATCGCTATGATACTGGAGACAAGTTCGGATTCCTGAAGGCAACGATCGACTATGCTCTTGCTCGCGAAGATCTCGGTCCTCAGATTATGGAATTCCTCAAGAAAAGAATAAAGACTTCTGAAGAATAAAAGAATTCTAAATCCTGTCCTCATTTGTGACAGGATTTTTCTATCTCAAGACTATGGAAAATATAGAAAAACCATCTCGACGTGCTACGGGGTATAATGGTGAAGAGATTGCCAGGCGATATCTCGAAGAGAAATGATATACGATTGTCGAGATGAACTACACGATTCGTGGAGGAGAGATTGATATTATCGCGAAGGATGGAGAAATCACCGTATTTGTCGAGGTGCGCTATCGTTTCGACGAATCCCATGCACATCCACTCGATACATTCACACCAATGAAGCGCCACACACTTCTGAGAAGTGTGATGTTCTATATCTCGAAACATCGAATTCCCGAAGACCAGATTCGTATCGACTTCATCGGCATCATGCCGAAAAAAGACGGTACCGAAGGGCACCGTCTGTGGCATGTGAGAGGGGTGGAGGTATAATCCTATTTTCGCTTTCAGAGATTTTTCTGAGTCGTTTGTTTTGCCCAATCCATTACAGACTCAGTCTGAGTTCCTCATGAACTTGTGTGTCGCAACCATGATTGATAATTCTCTTCCGCTTTGAGTTCGATCGGAGTATGTACAAAAAAATCGTACGGATCGAGTCCCATATTTACAATATCTTTGTAGTATTCTCGTCGTTTTACTTCACTTACTGCTGCTTCTATACCGCCAGCACTGATTCTCATACGACGAAAGTGATTGATAAGATCAGCTCGATATTGTTTGTACTGAGCCTTTCTGAGTTCTTCATCTGGTTCCTCTTTGAGGGTGCTGAATTGACCAACCACTACTGGCCAAAGCCTATCATGAGCATCTTTCTGAAATTCATATCCATCAATCCGAAGTTTATTGAGGGTACCATCTAGAGAAAGTACTTTCTTTCCATCCTGCTCCTTGGTAGCATTACCTTTATTATCACCAAATATACCACTACTATTATATCCATATTGGAGCCACCAAGCATTATCATCACTTGGATGTGTCTCACTGGAATTCATTAAATGAATAGCAGCAAATCGTTTTGCATATCTTTCAACATGTTCATTTCCTTTATTCATTTCCTTTACTATCCATGGGGATTTTCCTTGTAGATGAGAATGAAGCCCAGAGTTATAATTATCTTTCCATATTCTTCCAAGCTCATCAATTGCTTTTTCATAAGCTTCCTTTGTTTCTGACTTATCATTTTTTGGTCACTGTCGAATGATATTGATAGCATTTTGAGCTTTATCAGCATCAGTAGGATTGATATCACGAAGCGCTTGAACGAATACCTTTGTATAGATATCATTATCTTCCTGATTGCGGAGAAATGCATATGCATGAAACGTGTGTCATTGGGAATCACCATATCCCTTCACTTTCTGTTTCATTTCAGTAGAACAATATCAACTGTATCCTCCAAGTGCCCATATCACTGCCACTGTTTGAACTGAAGGATCTGGAGTTTTCCCAGCCGCCTTTTCCATGAATCCCATAGCCGTATTAAGTTCAAATGTTTTGAACGCTGAGAGTCACTTATTTACACGTCCTTCCGCATTCACCACAGCTCATCCTTGTCGTATACCCTTATCATACGCATTCTTGATTCCTTCTGTACGCCATGCCTTTTCCCAGCCACTTGGACCACCCATTGCTTTCACTACCGCTCCAGCATTAGCAAACCTCGGATCATACCCCTTTTCTCCTGGCTTTCGTCCTGCTTTCCCATCAATGATCTTAAAGAGCCCCCAGAGAATCTCCTCTTCCGTTGGTTCTCCACCATCAGATCCA
Coding sequences:
- a CDS encoding YraN family protein, which gives rise to MENIEKPSRRATGYNGEEIARRYLEEKGYTIVEMNYTIRGGEIDIIAKDGEITVFVEVRYRFDESHAHPLDTFTPMKRHTLLRSVMFYISKHRIPEDQIRIDFIGIMPKKDGTEGHRLWHVRGVEV